In Parvivirga hydrogeniphila, one genomic interval encodes:
- a CDS encoding NHL repeat-containing protein encodes MTRPWAKARSVAGVLGRVQQVWADRAARTPLVLAGVAVTCAAAGALSLALMPEPLKAVPGAPDEIAGLRLYYEAAFPTPGDEPLGRPVSVAVCGSRVYVADSVAGVVRVFDERGVPESVIGSGTLIAPAYVACDSERGAVYITDRKADALYRFEPASGTLRKVEPREKAAAAATAPASAREATAPPLAFAPLGVETDPSGAVYVTDVASRHRVLVMDARGVIEAEIGGERSAMESTGVAVALDFPNDVAVVGDEIWVSDSNNMRVVVFDRAGAFKRVVSLSGLVRGLTAVPAADGSKAVVAGVDTLGQAIVMWDASGTEVGRVGEAGVTAGRLQYPNDVAFSSDGTRLYVADTGNRRIQIWRVEPADAERPFGPQGDVDASNRAPYVGAALIAFFVAAASAVSSVSLRRRALLERELLAGSREEAPATGDQEA; translated from the coding sequence GTGACGCGTCCGTGGGCCAAAGCGCGCTCCGTGGCCGGCGTCCTCGGACGCGTGCAGCAGGTCTGGGCGGACAGGGCCGCGCGGACCCCCCTCGTCCTTGCCGGCGTCGCAGTGACGTGCGCTGCAGCAGGCGCGCTCTCGCTCGCCCTGATGCCCGAACCGCTCAAAGCGGTCCCCGGCGCGCCCGACGAGATCGCGGGGCTGCGCCTCTACTACGAGGCCGCGTTCCCGACGCCAGGCGATGAGCCGCTCGGGCGCCCCGTGAGCGTGGCGGTGTGCGGGTCGCGCGTGTACGTCGCCGATTCCGTCGCCGGCGTGGTGCGGGTCTTCGACGAGCGAGGCGTGCCGGAAAGCGTCATCGGCAGCGGGACGCTCATCGCCCCAGCGTACGTGGCGTGCGACAGCGAGCGCGGCGCGGTCTACATCACGGATCGCAAGGCCGATGCGCTCTACCGCTTCGAGCCGGCGAGCGGCACGCTGCGCAAGGTCGAGCCTCGCGAGAAGGCGGCGGCTGCCGCGACAGCGCCGGCAAGCGCTCGCGAGGCGACTGCGCCGCCGCTGGCGTTCGCGCCGCTCGGGGTCGAGACGGACCCGTCCGGCGCCGTGTACGTGACGGACGTGGCCTCGCGCCATCGGGTGCTCGTGATGGACGCACGCGGCGTCATCGAAGCCGAGATCGGGGGCGAGCGCTCGGCGATGGAGTCCACGGGAGTCGCGGTCGCGTTGGACTTCCCGAACGACGTCGCGGTCGTCGGCGACGAGATCTGGGTGTCGGACAGCAACAACATGCGGGTCGTCGTCTTCGACCGCGCAGGCGCGTTCAAGCGCGTCGTGAGCCTGTCAGGGCTCGTGAGAGGTCTCACCGCTGTGCCAGCGGCGGACGGCTCGAAGGCCGTGGTGGCGGGCGTGGACACGCTCGGCCAGGCGATCGTCATGTGGGACGCCTCGGGCACCGAGGTCGGCAGGGTCGGAGAGGCCGGCGTGACGGCCGGCCGTCTCCAGTATCCGAACGACGTCGCGTTCTCCTCCGACGGCACACGGCTGTACGTCGCAGACACCGGCAACCGGAGGATCCAGATCTGGCGTGTGGAGCCCGCTGACGCCGAGCGTCCATTCGGACCGCAGGGAGACGTGGACGCAAGCAACCGCGCGCCGTACGTCGGGGCGGCGCTCATCGCCTTCTTCGTTGCTGCGGCAAGTGCGGTCTCGTCGGTCTCGCTCAGGCGCCGAGCGCTCTTGGAACGGGAGTTGCTCGCTGGCTCTCGTGAGGAGGCGCCGGCTACAGGCGACCAGGAAGCGTGA
- a CDS encoding biotin transporter BioY, whose amino-acid sequence MASRVRSLARIALLAALIAAGAWISLPIGQVPFTLQVLVVVLVALVLPPYEAGMAVAVYLLAGAVGAPVFSGGRAGLQVFAGPSGGYLVGFLLGAVAGAWLRQALRGRASEVAADVVASVAVIAAVYLVGWAHIAFVVAAGPVAAFAAGVLPFVALDAAKAAGAIAVARVLRAAGIVSR is encoded by the coding sequence ATGGCCTCTCGCGTCCGCTCGCTCGCCCGCATCGCGCTTCTCGCTGCTCTCATCGCTGCGGGCGCGTGGATCTCGCTGCCGATCGGGCAGGTGCCGTTCACCTTGCAGGTGCTCGTCGTGGTGCTGGTCGCACTCGTGCTCCCGCCGTACGAGGCCGGCATGGCGGTCGCCGTCTACCTGCTCGCGGGGGCGGTGGGCGCGCCGGTGTTCTCGGGCGGCCGAGCGGGGCTGCAGGTCTTCGCGGGGCCGAGCGGCGGGTACCTCGTCGGCTTCCTGCTCGGCGCCGTCGCAGGAGCGTGGCTGCGCCAGGCGCTCCGCGGCCGTGCGAGCGAGGTGGCGGCCGACGTCGTCGCGTCCGTCGCGGTGATCGCCGCTGTGTATCTGGTCGGGTGGGCGCACATCGCCTTCGTGGTGGCCGCTGGACCCGTTGCGGCGTTCGCAGCGGGCGTGCTTCCGTTCGTGGCCCTCGACGCGGCGAAGGCGGCCGGCGCTATCGCCGTGGCACGGGTCCTGCGCGCCGCGGGGATCGTTTCGCGCTAG
- a CDS encoding cytochrome c3 family protein: protein MGLRRSWAILVALTTLQCLLAAPALAETAPHVAAEAAPDTCSMCHRAHTATAPFGRSATDSWEPTGNALVLATVDATGTAGDTLLCYACHGVDALGSGTDVQSSFLATSAHDLAPASAPYGPSVIQCSSCHDSHGADKTATGVPYPYLLRARTSTGAAVFAGEEYCATCHFANRPDDVWDGLAIFTQTAHFTVLPEPANGTKIRCSNCHVAHGSAVAPLIASQIASPAVPATVTVAANDRTLCFACHPAAYGTYPGEATYPASAHGSSVATVAIAGEWPAPGSSRLVGECQNCHAPMGSDDGSGTAVPKLLEVAGRALCDRCHDADGPASTDISSTAYPAAASTHLELLAGVSPETTGTAYSTLALAASEAMAAPWAFSRPQEFAPAGVVSDVAIGDIDGDGAAEAIVGYSDTATISILRADSISGLARTDIAVPAGMEFVGVADVLGDVDDLPEVLALDRDGRTLYVYRWNGSTLASVTSVGPLGLSSSGMAFGDVTGGLSDDVVVTDDGADEIRIITETGVDQLQVTTTVASSFAGPRGPSVGDVWGASAGPEIVVANAGETSDTVAVYDGSGALLGVRAIDGAAGARAWDTHAVELDSGSAGTELAVAVNGFEGTSSVNVFRQSGGGLDATPVRVDTGTAKATSTLASGDVDGDGSPELVVGNGGWWASGVGPSVEVFDGVLSLAQHLPLGGTERAGTVPLAVGDLGAVGISRHPVGAVAGAHNSTETPPFAQHVECADCHDPHEATSTAAAAPAVYGQLKGVFGAAVTNTGPGTSTYSDAQPVAYEYQVCFKCHSAYAGFSGVRDIASEVNTRNASVHSIEESHLTSAPASTFESGWAADSVLYCIDCHGTADAGAPAGVHASSASPLLARPYAGVDTGDAGMLCYACHKRSVYFTGVDDTGTASLFYDATAGALHAAHTDGAGISCGACHVSHGSPTEARLARADVGFSLEATGGACTNACHPAPGASYTRP, encoded by the coding sequence ATGGGACTCCGGCGATCCTGGGCAATCTTGGTGGCGCTGACGACGCTTCAGTGCCTGCTTGCGGCTCCAGCGCTCGCCGAGACTGCGCCCCACGTGGCCGCTGAGGCCGCGCCTGACACGTGCTCGATGTGCCACCGCGCGCACACCGCGACAGCGCCGTTCGGGCGCTCGGCAACCGATAGCTGGGAGCCGACCGGCAACGCGCTCGTCCTCGCGACGGTCGACGCGACCGGGACCGCAGGCGATACGCTGCTGTGCTACGCATGCCATGGCGTCGACGCGCTCGGGTCGGGAACGGACGTGCAGTCGTCGTTCCTCGCGACGTCCGCCCACGATCTTGCACCGGCCTCTGCTCCGTACGGGCCGAGCGTCATCCAGTGCAGCAGCTGCCACGATTCCCACGGCGCGGACAAGACGGCCACTGGCGTGCCGTACCCATACCTGCTCCGTGCGCGCACCTCGACAGGAGCCGCCGTCTTCGCGGGCGAGGAGTATTGCGCGACCTGCCACTTCGCGAACCGGCCGGACGACGTCTGGGACGGGCTTGCGATCTTCACGCAGACGGCGCACTTCACCGTGCTTCCCGAGCCGGCGAACGGCACGAAGATCCGCTGCTCGAACTGCCACGTGGCGCACGGTTCGGCCGTCGCGCCGCTGATCGCGAGCCAGATCGCCTCGCCAGCGGTCCCCGCCACGGTGACGGTCGCCGCGAACGATCGCACACTGTGTTTCGCATGCCATCCGGCTGCGTACGGTACGTATCCGGGCGAGGCGACGTATCCCGCTTCGGCTCACGGGAGCTCCGTCGCGACGGTGGCGATTGCTGGCGAGTGGCCCGCGCCGGGCTCGTCGCGACTTGTGGGCGAGTGTCAGAACTGCCACGCGCCGATGGGGTCGGACGACGGGTCGGGCACCGCGGTGCCGAAGCTGCTCGAAGTGGCCGGGCGCGCGCTGTGCGACCGCTGCCATGACGCGGACGGCCCAGCGAGCACCGACATCTCCTCGACCGCCTATCCTGCCGCTGCTTCGACGCACCTGGAGCTGCTGGCGGGCGTATCGCCCGAGACGACGGGGACCGCGTACAGCACGCTTGCGCTTGCTGCAAGCGAGGCGATGGCGGCGCCGTGGGCGTTCTCCAGGCCGCAGGAGTTCGCGCCGGCCGGCGTCGTCTCAGACGTCGCGATCGGCGACATCGACGGCGACGGCGCTGCAGAAGCGATCGTCGGCTATTCGGACACGGCGACGATCAGCATACTGCGCGCCGATTCCATCTCCGGGCTCGCGCGGACGGACATCGCGGTGCCGGCAGGGATGGAGTTCGTGGGCGTGGCCGACGTCTTGGGCGACGTGGACGACCTGCCGGAGGTCCTCGCGCTCGACCGCGACGGTCGGACGCTCTACGTCTACCGCTGGAACGGCAGCACGCTCGCGTCCGTGACCTCGGTCGGCCCGCTCGGCCTGTCGTCGAGCGGCATGGCGTTCGGAGACGTGACGGGCGGCCTGTCCGATGATGTGGTCGTCACCGACGACGGAGCCGACGAGATCCGCATCATCACCGAGACCGGCGTCGACCAGCTCCAGGTGACGACGACGGTCGCGAGCTCGTTCGCTGGCCCGCGCGGCCCGAGCGTCGGCGACGTCTGGGGCGCGTCGGCCGGTCCGGAGATCGTCGTCGCGAACGCGGGAGAGACGAGCGACACGGTCGCGGTGTACGACGGCAGCGGCGCTCTGCTTGGCGTGCGTGCCATAGACGGCGCTGCAGGTGCTCGCGCGTGGGACACGCACGCAGTCGAGCTCGACAGCGGATCCGCGGGCACGGAGCTCGCCGTAGCGGTGAACGGCTTCGAAGGCACGAGCTCGGTGAACGTCTTCCGCCAGAGCGGCGGGGGGCTCGACGCGACACCGGTGCGCGTCGACACGGGAACGGCGAAGGCCACCTCGACGCTCGCGTCAGGCGACGTGGACGGCGATGGTTCGCCGGAGCTCGTCGTCGGCAACGGCGGCTGGTGGGCCTCAGGCGTCGGGCCGAGCGTGGAGGTCTTCGACGGCGTGCTCTCGCTCGCGCAGCACCTGCCGCTCGGCGGCACGGAGCGCGCCGGGACGGTGCCGCTCGCCGTCGGCGACCTGGGGGCCGTCGGCATCTCGCGGCACCCCGTGGGAGCGGTCGCAGGAGCGCACAACTCCACCGAGACCCCACCGTTCGCGCAGCACGTGGAGTGCGCGGACTGCCACGACCCGCACGAGGCGACGAGCACCGCGGCGGCGGCGCCCGCGGTCTACGGGCAGCTCAAGGGGGTCTTCGGTGCGGCCGTGACGAACACCGGGCCAGGCACCTCGACGTACTCGGACGCACAGCCGGTGGCGTACGAGTACCAGGTCTGCTTCAAGTGCCACTCCGCGTACGCCGGGTTCAGCGGCGTCCGCGACATCGCGAGCGAAGTGAACACGCGCAACGCTTCGGTGCACTCGATCGAGGAGTCGCATCTCACGAGCGCTCCCGCTTCGACCTTCGAGAGCGGGTGGGCCGCGGACTCGGTGCTGTACTGCATCGACTGCCACGGCACCGCAGACGCGGGCGCGCCTGCCGGCGTGCACGCATCGAGCGCATCGCCGCTGCTCGCGCGGCCGTACGCTGGTGTGGACACCGGCGATGCAGGGATGCTGTGCTACGCATGCCACAAGCGGTCGGTGTACTTCACGGGCGTGGACGACACCGGCACGGCGAGCCTGTTCTACGATGCCACGGCGGGCGCGCTTCACGCGGCGCACACGGACGGTGCGGGGATCTCGTGCGGCGCGTGCCACGTCAGCCACGGCTCACCGACAGAGGCGCGCCTCGCGCGAGCGGACGTCGGGTTCTCGCTCGAGGCCACCGGCGGGGCGTGCACGAACGCCTGCCATCCGGCGCCCGGCGCGTCGTACACCCGTCCGTAG
- a CDS encoding metallophosphoesterase family protein, with protein MSGRVRFVHAADLHLGAPFKGVAAEDEGVRRALVEAPYRALDAIVDLCLSEQVDFLVIAGDLYNSAERPVRPQLALADAFKRLESAEIRVFVVHGNHDPANDARALVGLPANVHVFAHDRVERVVLEREGEAVCAVYGRSFGTRQVTENLVAGFRREQADALAVAVVHANVGGRAGYDDYAPCSVGDLAAVGMDYWALGHIHEPGVVSASPLAVYAGAPQGVDPTQVGERGCYLVSAEPGHVEAEFVPLASVLWEARSLDVSDISTLDAIEDRVAEACADISASRGRPTVVRLTLTGRGEAHAALNAPGARAEIRARVRARAKELDPWVWVDLLTDKTAPAIDLDALREGSDLAADIVRIADRMLASPEAAAREIEAVFGPLTSKLGHAGIEMGPTQAAAALVERARDRVLDLVLEKEGQ; from the coding sequence ATGAGCGGCAGGGTCAGATTCGTGCACGCGGCCGACCTTCACCTGGGGGCTCCGTTCAAGGGCGTCGCCGCGGAGGACGAAGGCGTGCGGCGCGCGCTCGTGGAGGCGCCGTACCGTGCGCTGGACGCCATCGTCGACCTCTGCCTGAGCGAGCAGGTCGACTTCCTGGTGATCGCGGGCGACCTCTACAACAGCGCAGAGCGTCCGGTGCGACCGCAGCTCGCGCTCGCTGACGCCTTCAAGCGGCTTGAGAGCGCAGAGATACGGGTCTTCGTCGTCCACGGCAACCACGACCCGGCGAACGACGCCCGTGCGCTCGTCGGGCTGCCGGCGAACGTGCACGTCTTCGCGCACGACCGCGTCGAGCGCGTCGTTCTCGAGCGCGAGGGAGAGGCGGTGTGCGCTGTCTACGGGCGGAGCTTCGGCACGCGCCAGGTCACTGAGAACCTCGTGGCCGGGTTCCGGCGCGAGCAGGCAGACGCGCTCGCCGTCGCCGTCGTCCACGCGAATGTCGGCGGGAGGGCCGGATACGACGATTACGCGCCGTGCTCTGTCGGCGACCTTGCTGCTGTCGGCATGGACTACTGGGCGCTCGGCCACATCCACGAGCCTGGGGTCGTGAGCGCTTCTCCGCTCGCCGTGTACGCCGGGGCGCCGCAGGGGGTGGATCCGACGCAGGTAGGCGAGCGCGGCTGCTATCTCGTGAGCGCCGAGCCGGGGCACGTGGAGGCCGAGTTCGTGCCGCTGGCGAGCGTTCTGTGGGAGGCCCGCTCGCTCGACGTGAGCGATATCAGCACGCTCGATGCGATCGAGGATCGCGTGGCAGAGGCATGCGCAGACATCTCGGCGTCGCGGGGTCGTCCGACGGTCGTGCGGCTCACGCTCACGGGCCGGGGCGAGGCGCACGCTGCGCTGAACGCTCCCGGTGCGCGTGCCGAGATCCGTGCGCGGGTGCGCGCGAGGGCGAAAGAGCTCGACCCGTGGGTGTGGGTCGACCTCCTTACCGACAAGACGGCTCCGGCGATCGACCTGGACGCGCTCAGAGAAGGGTCGGACCTCGCTGCCGACATCGTGCGGATCGCGGATCGGATGCTGGCGAGCCCCGAAGCCGCGGCGCGCGAGATCGAGGCGGTCTTCGGGCCGCTCACGTCGAAGCTTGGGCACGCCGGGATCGAGATGGGCCCGACGCAGGCCGCGGCGGCTCTCGTCGAGCGTGCGCGGGACCGGGTGCTCGACCTCGTGCTGGAGAAGGAGGGGCAGTGA
- a CDS encoding cell wall-binding repeat-containing protein, translated as MNGLAARRGLSIALLVSILSGLVPLTLAPAPAFAANPSVDLKAVTFLDASTGFAAGANGVIAKTTDGGDNWTVVRSGSEDFRGIVFWNSLQGLAVTYDRKAFGTNDGGATWQLLTAEMTAEPYLEYIGIDRIAAPPGPTDRLAFAAGGYSPMSGLSYVPEQVYRTYGNGGAYWGIPGGSPAPVLRPCRYPDPSGDTGGDNVGRGEFFGIDFVDASRGWAVGVDYFPSTPTATVYATADGGNTWSQQSVGAPVALRDVSFATTATGVAVSAQGRVFYTRNGGATWQEGVSGTTSALYAVEMIDSSTAWAVGAAGKIIKTTDGGATWAAVTSPTTNDLLDITSFGTRAWAVGRYGTVVLTTDGSTWRRAQPDSTPPVITSLSSPTHPSADAWYKNTDPAFSWIASDASGVSGFSYVLDASPDTVPDTSIDSTQSSVAFSGKPTGEWWFHLRAVDAYGNWSGASHLKVRIDALPPVTTDDASSLYPGPATITLSPADAHSGVALTRWTLDGTPGTGTVVSASSDGTHTLAYASVDAAGNEEATKTVQFVIDTVLPVVTDLTSATHPDANAWYRSLSASFTWGSSSNVGVVGYSYELSPDAGCVPDQVVDTVSGEATVTVPGEGVWYFCVRAKDVLDRWGSAQRRAVHVDRTPPVTTDDSSALSTSTPVVVTLSPADALSGVALTRWTLDGTPGTGTVVSASSDGTHTLSYASVDAAGNEEATKTVQFVIDSTPPVITSLSSSTHPGIDAWYTDQDPSFAWSASDSFGVAGFSYAFDAVADTVPDEVVDTVASTLSLSGVETGEWWLHLRAVDTHGNWSPAYHRRVRIDVTPPSTWALLFSPYKDSATIALSADDGIGSGVASTWWSLNGWPRQSGTTVNVTRPGRYVLECASRDNVGNEATPKTAAFDVVASFSTLEPIQGDDRFLTAVAASKEAYPISGSAAGVVIAYGRNWPDALGGAALAGAIGGPLLLTEKDVLPDAVKTEIARLKGSCTQFKVYVVGGSGVVSNAVYNTLKSSYDTTRVSGANRYLTANAVASEVIRLQGSSYDGKAFFATGENFPDALAASPVAAAKRWPVYLVNPATTAVDIDPKVTSGVILGGTAVVSSGYESALKSRLGAGAVERIEGMNRYETAVKVSATAVAEWGFLWDSVALTNGKNYPDALAGGALQGRSHSVMLLTDPAVLSPETGTALRDNRDWIGTLRFLGGTGAVSQAVRDVALGLLHH; from the coding sequence ATGAACGGTCTGGCTGCGCGACGCGGCCTAAGCATCGCTCTTCTCGTGAGCATCCTGTCCGGGCTGGTGCCGCTCACACTTGCGCCTGCGCCCGCGTTCGCCGCAAACCCGTCGGTGGACCTGAAGGCCGTGACGTTCCTCGATGCAAGCACGGGCTTCGCGGCGGGCGCGAACGGCGTGATCGCCAAGACGACGGACGGGGGCGACAACTGGACGGTGGTGCGCAGCGGGAGCGAGGACTTCCGGGGCATCGTCTTCTGGAACTCGTTGCAAGGTCTGGCCGTCACCTACGACCGCAAGGCGTTCGGCACCAACGACGGCGGCGCGACCTGGCAGCTCCTGACTGCCGAGATGACCGCAGAGCCGTACCTGGAGTACATCGGCATCGATCGCATCGCTGCGCCGCCCGGGCCGACAGACCGGCTCGCGTTCGCGGCGGGCGGCTACAGCCCGATGAGCGGTCTTTCCTACGTGCCGGAACAGGTGTACCGGACGTACGGGAACGGCGGTGCGTACTGGGGCATCCCCGGTGGAAGCCCCGCTCCGGTCCTCAGGCCGTGCCGGTATCCGGATCCGAGCGGCGATACCGGCGGTGATAACGTGGGCCGCGGCGAGTTCTTCGGCATCGACTTCGTGGACGCGTCGCGGGGCTGGGCCGTCGGCGTCGACTACTTCCCCTCGACGCCCACCGCGACCGTGTACGCGACTGCCGATGGCGGCAACACCTGGTCGCAGCAGTCGGTCGGGGCGCCGGTCGCGCTCCGTGATGTGTCGTTCGCGACGACGGCGACCGGCGTGGCCGTGAGCGCCCAGGGCCGCGTGTTCTACACCCGCAACGGCGGCGCCACCTGGCAGGAGGGCGTCTCTGGCACCACTTCGGCGCTGTACGCTGTCGAGATGATCGACTCCTCGACGGCCTGGGCGGTCGGCGCGGCCGGGAAGATCATCAAGACGACCGACGGCGGCGCGACGTGGGCGGCCGTGACGAGCCCAACGACGAACGATCTTCTGGACATCACGAGCTTCGGGACGAGAGCGTGGGCCGTGGGCCGCTACGGGACGGTGGTGCTCACGACGGACGGCAGCACGTGGCGGAGAGCGCAACCGGACTCCACGCCACCTGTCATCACCTCGCTTTCATCGCCGACGCACCCGAGCGCCGACGCGTGGTACAAGAACACCGATCCCGCCTTCTCGTGGATCGCTAGCGACGCCTCCGGGGTCAGCGGCTTCTCATACGTGCTCGACGCTTCGCCGGACACCGTCCCTGACACGAGCATCGACTCGACGCAGTCCTCCGTCGCGTTCAGCGGCAAGCCGACGGGCGAGTGGTGGTTCCACCTGCGCGCGGTCGACGCCTACGGGAACTGGAGCGGGGCGTCGCACCTGAAGGTGCGCATCGACGCGCTGCCGCCGGTGACGACCGACGACGCGTCGAGCCTCTATCCTGGTCCGGCGACGATCACGCTTTCGCCGGCAGACGCGCACTCCGGCGTCGCGCTCACGCGCTGGACGCTCGACGGCACGCCTGGCACCGGCACGGTGGTCTCGGCGAGCTCGGACGGCACCCACACGCTCGCGTACGCGTCGGTGGACGCGGCCGGCAACGAAGAGGCCACCAAGACCGTGCAGTTCGTGATAGACACGGTGCTCCCGGTGGTGACGGACCTGACCTCGGCCACCCACCCGGATGCGAACGCCTGGTACCGTTCGTTGAGCGCGAGCTTCACATGGGGCTCGTCGTCGAACGTCGGCGTCGTCGGGTACTCGTACGAGCTCAGTCCGGACGCTGGGTGCGTTCCAGACCAGGTAGTGGACACCGTTTCCGGCGAAGCCACCGTGACAGTTCCGGGCGAGGGCGTCTGGTACTTCTGCGTGCGGGCGAAGGACGTCCTCGACAGGTGGGGAAGTGCGCAGCGGCGTGCCGTGCACGTCGATCGAACGCCGCCAGTCACCACCGACGACTCCTCCGCGCTCAGCACGAGCACGCCCGTGGTCGTGACGCTTTCGCCCGCCGATGCTCTCTCCGGCGTCGCGCTCACGCGCTGGACGCTCGACGGCACGCCTGGCACCGGCACCGTGGTCTCGGCGAGCTCGGACGGCACCCACACGCTCTCGTACGCGTCGGTGGATGCGGCCGGCAACGAAGAGGCCACCAAGACCGTGCAGTTCGTGATCGACTCCACGCCACCTGTCATCACCTCGCTCTCTTCCTCGACGCATCCGGGCATTGACGCGTGGTACACCGATCAGGACCCATCGTTCGCGTGGTCCGCGTCCGACTCGTTCGGGGTCGCCGGTTTCTCGTACGCCTTCGACGCAGTCGCAGATACCGTTCCAGACGAGGTCGTGGACACCGTTGCGTCGACGCTCTCGCTCAGCGGCGTCGAGACGGGCGAGTGGTGGCTCCACCTTCGCGCGGTCGATACCCATGGGAACTGGAGCCCCGCGTACCACAGACGCGTGCGCATCGACGTCACTCCACCGTCCACCTGGGCGCTCCTGTTCTCGCCGTACAAAGACAGCGCGACGATCGCGCTCTCCGCCGATGACGGCATCGGCTCTGGCGTGGCGTCGACCTGGTGGTCGCTGAACGGCTGGCCCCGTCAGAGCGGGACCACCGTGAACGTGACGCGCCCGGGACGCTACGTCCTGGAGTGTGCGTCTCGCGACAACGTGGGGAACGAGGCGACGCCGAAGACGGCCGCCTTCGACGTCGTCGCATCGTTCTCCACCTTGGAGCCGATCCAGGGCGATGACCGCTTCCTCACTGCCGTCGCTGCGTCGAAGGAGGCATACCCGATCTCCGGCAGCGCCGCAGGCGTGGTGATCGCGTACGGCAGGAATTGGCCGGACGCGCTTGGCGGCGCGGCGCTGGCCGGAGCTATCGGCGGGCCGCTGCTGCTCACTGAGAAAGACGTGCTCCCAGACGCGGTCAAGACAGAGATCGCGCGGCTCAAGGGCTCGTGCACGCAGTTCAAAGTGTACGTGGTCGGCGGCTCGGGCGTCGTGAGCAACGCGGTGTACAACACTCTGAAGAGCAGTTACGACACGACGCGCGTCTCCGGGGCAAACCGTTACCTCACCGCGAACGCGGTCGCCTCCGAGGTCATCAGGCTGCAGGGCTCCTCGTACGACGGTAAAGCGTTCTTCGCCACCGGCGAGAACTTTCCGGACGCGCTCGCGGCCTCGCCGGTCGCCGCGGCGAAGCGCTGGCCGGTGTACCTCGTGAACCCGGCGACGACAGCGGTCGACATCGACCCGAAGGTTACCTCGGGCGTCATCCTTGGCGGGACCGCTGTCGTGAGCAGCGGTTACGAGAGCGCGCTCAAGAGCCGTCTCGGCGCGGGTGCGGTGGAGCGTATCGAAGGGATGAACCGTTACGAGACGGCGGTGAAGGTCTCGGCGACGGCCGTGGCCGAGTGGGGGTTCTTGTGGGACAGCGTCGCGCTCACCAACGGCAAGAACTACCCGGACGCGCTCGCAGGCGGAGCGCTGCAAGGCCGCTCGCACTCGGTGATGCTGCTCACGGACCCAGCAGTCCTCTCTCCGGAGACGGGGACTGCGCTCCGGGACAACCGCGACTGGATCGGGACGCTGCGGTTCCTTGGCGGTACGGGTGCCGTGAGCCAGGCGGTCCGCGACGTTGCGCTGGGCCTGCTCCACCACTAA
- a CDS encoding 4Fe-4S dicluster domain-containing protein yields the protein MGNVMAILQDVDKCMRCNGCVISCKRTWKMKALNPGVHKTAPDQRVIIKSQKRVDMGPFMRFSCWHCSNPPCEKRCPFGAIKKMPNGAVAIDPEKCNPGGTNANGVKCIYQCQIDCGRGGYPKIGVGSDLYSTAKAWKCTLCYGRAGAGESLIPSYGPPLPTKATAEEIAAVPEKAHQPSCVFTCPARAMMWDTRDNIIAYINDPANGFISAVGDGSMFWASRKVLLVPPKADPYVEDHVTPLISSLVSGPFAKAALVPTLLAGGLAAVIARRQALAAGVEEEV from the coding sequence ATGGGTAATGTGATGGCAATCCTGCAGGACGTCGATAAGTGCATGCGGTGCAACGGATGCGTGATCTCCTGCAAGCGCACCTGGAAGATGAAGGCCCTCAACCCGGGCGTCCACAAGACCGCTCCGGACCAGCGGGTCATCATCAAGTCCCAGAAGCGCGTCGACATGGGGCCGTTCATGCGGTTCAGCTGCTGGCACTGCTCCAACCCGCCGTGCGAGAAGCGCTGCCCGTTCGGCGCCATCAAGAAGATGCCGAACGGCGCTGTGGCCATCGATCCGGAGAAGTGTAATCCGGGCGGCACGAACGCTAACGGCGTGAAGTGCATCTACCAGTGCCAGATCGACTGCGGCCGCGGCGGCTATCCGAAGATCGGCGTCGGATCCGACCTGTACTCGACGGCCAAGGCGTGGAAGTGCACGCTGTGCTACGGCCGTGCGGGCGCAGGCGAGAGCCTCATCCCCTCCTACGGACCGCCGTTGCCGACCAAGGCGACTGCAGAGGAGATCGCCGCTGTGCCCGAGAAAGCGCACCAGCCGAGCTGCGTGTTCACCTGCCCGGCGCGCGCCATGATGTGGGACACGCGCGACAACATCATCGCTTACATCAACGATCCGGCCAACGGCTTCATCTCCGCGGTCGGAGACGGTAGCATGTTCTGGGCGAGCCGGAAGGTCCTGCTCGTTCCGCCGAAGGCAGATCCGTACGTGGAAGACCATGTGACCCCGCTCATCTCGTCCTTGGTCTCCGGTCCGTTCGCTAAAGCGGCGCTCGTGCCTACTCTGCTGGCGGGCGGCCTCGCGGCCGTCATCGCTCGCCGGCAGGCGCTGGCAGCAGGCGTCGAAGAGGAGGTGTGA